From the genome of Victivallis lenta:
CGGCGGCGTTCGAGGCGCTGAACAAGCTTGAGCTGCCGGTTCTCGACGAACACGGGCTGCCGACCGGCGAACACACCTCCGCCGACCTCTTCGATCTGCCGGAGATCATTCAGCAGAGGGCCGACGCCGCCGCCCTCCAGCAGGAGCTCCGGCTCCGGATTCTCGCTCTCGGCGAAGGAAACGACGGCCCGTTCAACCGGCTGCTGCAGGATCTGGCCGATGCGCTCATGCGCCTGCCGCTGACGCCGCCTGCCCGTCCGGAGCCCCCCCCTTCGTCGGGGGAACGGTTCCGGCAGGCCATCGCGCGAATCCGGAACGATCTCGAGAGGCGCGCAAAAATAGAGGCGTTCCTCGACGCGGTGGAAATGGAGAACCGGATTCCGGCCGACTTTTACCGCGACGCGATCCGGGAGGCGAACCGTCCATCGCCGCTCCTCACCGAACGGGAGGAAAAATTCCTCGAACGCGTCGAACGCGAGTGGCTTGACGATTGAAAAGGTTTCCCTGCAATGCTATATTAGCAAGCTGCCGCACCACCCGAATGCGGCGGTTGGGAAAAAAGGGAATCAAAACAGGGAAAATGAAAGAAGAATGATGAAAGATTTATCGATGCTGACCCCGCTCATGCGTCGCGGGAGTGAATTTCTCGGCGTGAAGTATCCGATCATCTGCGGCGCGATGACCTGGGTTTCGGAGCCGAAACTCGTCTCGGCCGTCTGCAACGCCGGCGGCTTCGGCTGCCTGGCCGGCGGCAACGCCCCGTGCGACATCCTCGAAAAGCAGATCCACCAGCTCCGGGAGCTCACGCCGAACAATTTCGCGGTGAACCTCATCACGATCGCCCCGGCCTACAAGGACCACCTCGCGATGCTCGACCGGGTCAAGGTGCCGTACATCATCTTCGCCGGCAGCTTCCCGAAGGAGAAGGAGATCGCCGCGGCCAAGGCCACCGGCGCCAAGGTGCTCTGCTTCGCCTCGACCGTCTCCATCGCCGAGCGCATGATCCGGTTCGGCGCCGACGGCATCATCCTCGAAGGCAGCGAGGCCGGCGGCCACATCGGGCATGTTTCGAGCATGGTTCTGATCCAGCAGGTGCTTTACAAATTCCACAAGGAAATTCCGATCTTCATCGCCGGCGGCATCGGCACCGGGAAAATGATGGCGCACCTGCTGACCATGGGTGCGGCGGGCGTCCAGCTCGGCACCCGTTTCGTCATGACCGAGGAGTCCACGGTCCACCCGGCCTTCAAGGAGGCTTTCCGCCATGCGAATGCCCGCGACGCGATCTCGACGCCGCAGTACGACCAGAAGCTCCCGGTCGTCGCTGTGCGCGCGCTGCGCAACAGGGGGACCGACCTCTTCGGGCAGCTCCAGCTCCGCCTGCTGCGCGAGCTCGAAGCCGGCACGATCCACCGCGCCGAAGCGCAGGAGGAAGTCGAGAAGTTCTGGATCGGCGCGCTGCGCCGCGCCGCCGTCGAAGGCGACGTGGACAACGGCTCCCTGATGGCCGGCCAGTCGGTCGGCCTCGTCGACAAGGTCATGACCGTCCGCGAGCTCATCGACGAACTGCTCGAAGGGGCGGAGGACGAACTCGTCGAACTCAAAGCGAAACTCTGCGGCTGCTGACCGCACACGGAA
Proteins encoded in this window:
- a CDS encoding NAD(P)H-dependent flavin oxidoreductase produces the protein MMKDLSMLTPLMRRGSEFLGVKYPIICGAMTWVSEPKLVSAVCNAGGFGCLAGGNAPCDILEKQIHQLRELTPNNFAVNLITIAPAYKDHLAMLDRVKVPYIIFAGSFPKEKEIAAAKATGAKVLCFASTVSIAERMIRFGADGIILEGSEAGGHIGHVSSMVLIQQVLYKFHKEIPIFIAGGIGTGKMMAHLLTMGAAGVQLGTRFVMTEESTVHPAFKEAFRHANARDAISTPQYDQKLPVVAVRALRNRGTDLFGQLQLRLLRELEAGTIHRAEAQEEVEKFWIGALRRAAVEGDVDNGSLMAGQSVGLVDKVMTVRELIDELLEGAEDELVELKAKLCGC